TTTTTCCTTAATCGCAGTTTTCACGGCATCGGACTTCCGCTGATCACGCTTTTTCTTCATCATAATCATCTGATTTTGTGCCAAAGCCGTTTCTTCCGGCAAGCCCTCATCGGCCTGAACCGCCTTTGGATTAGCCAAGCCAACCGTTACGAAAATAATCGTCTCAGTTTGCAAATGCTCTTTATGCGTATACGAAAACAGATACTTGCCAAGAAGGGGAATATCGCCCAATAGCGGTATTTTTTTGACGTTTTCACGCTCACTTGTTTCAGTCAGTCCTCCGATCGCCGCCGTCTTTCCGTTCTCCAAACTAAAGACAGTCTTGATCTTCTTGGTCGCTTCAATCGGATATTTAGTTCCATCTGGAGCGTCTAAATCTTTGACGTACCTGCTTAAGGTAGGAAGGATTCGCACCGAAATATTGCTCTGGTTATTAATGGTCGGAGTCACCTCAAGCGATACACCGAATTCGAAATAAGGCTTCAAGGTATCCAACGCATAAGTTGTGGTATTGGCCTGTCCCTGCTGTCCGGCTGTAACGGTGCCTCGGATATTCGGCTGATTCTCCCCAATGTGAATCATAGCCGTTTCCTCGTTAGCCACGATGATCTTAGGGTTTGAAATAATGGTGATTCCATTGATCTGCTGCAATGCGCTTAGTACCACGCGAAAATCATCAGCACTGAGAACCGCCGTGCGGATATCCGACAGGTGCTGCCCTTTGATGTGCTCTGACTCCCGAGAGTAATTGGCGGATTTCGAAATGGTGTCGGACGTATCGCGTCCGCTGGAGGTGCTGACCGTGGAGTCCAAACCTTTTGCAGTAGTATCACCCATCGTAGTACTGCTTCCGCTTTTGATCACATCGCTTGATGTTCGCACATCGGTTTGCCCGCTACCAGGCACACCTGCCCCACTATCGGAGCTTTTGGATCGCATATTAGAATCAACGGTTCCGAGACCCTGGCGATTCCCGTTGAAAGTACTACGTTCATCATTAATCGTCTGGGAGAGGGTCCCCACCCCAATACCATACCCTTCCAAAACCTGCCAATTGACCCCCAGATCCTTAATGGCTTCATCTGATAGTTCCAGAATCTTGGCTTCGATATACACTTGCTGGCGGGGGATATCTATTCCTTCAACCACTTTCATGATCGAGCTTAAATCCGCCGCATTGGCCCGAACGATGAGCGCGTTGGCATTAGGGAAAGCAGAAACGGTGCCGCCTTTGCCTACCATGGGAATAACGACAGCAACCACATTCGACACCTGGGCGTAGTTGAGGAATATGGGCTGGGCGATTAACGGTTCGGCGCCAGGGACTTTGGTTATCACGCTATAAATGCCTGACCCGGGCACTTTCTCGGACACCATCAGGCTATACATATCCAGAATGGAGTCTAACGCCGGCTTCCATTCCACATCCTGAAGATTCACCGTCACCTTGCCTTGCAGATTGGTTGATGACGAAATAATATTGGCTCCTGAAATACGGGTAAACAGACGAACCACGTCCTGCAAAGGCACATCATCCAAAGCGATTGAAATCAGGTTCTGTTTTTCAGAGGCACCCATGAAAGACAATACCGGCATCAATTCGGTTGAGGTATCCGACGCAGCGATTACATTGGTTCCCGCCCCGGTTGAAATTTCCGGTTTAACAGCCTCCACAATGCCGTTCGTGACTACCCTCACCTCAACATTAGTGACACTCTCGACAATAACAGGCGTAGCGGGAAAAGCTGCCGCCGGGATTTCTTGAGGCGTGCTGCCGGACTCAGTCGGGGCCAAGGCATCTCCTGCGGTTGCCGCAATCGGCATAGAGGCCATGTCGGACAACGTCACAAATTCAGAATCAGGTGTAGACGCCACACCCTGGGGGCCAAATGTCGCAGCAAAACTGATTCCGCAGGACACTACGGCAAGACATATAGACGCTAGTAATCGCTTCATAATTCAGCCTTTCACTTAATACGCAATGATGCGGTAAAACCGATTTGTAATTCCCAACACCGTTGAGTCAGTACAATTCGTGATCATGTCAAAACCCGTTACAGCAGAATACCCTGGCAAATTCACCCATACCATACCCGGTGTCAAAGAATTGGCGTACTGCACAGCATAATTCCAATTAAGCCGGGCAAACCACGTCAGCGTGAAGCTCGTATTGGTTCCCGTAGACGTCATCGCCATCAGTTGGGTGAGCCCATTTGTGGCTGCGGCCGGGTCTACTTGCACCATCAGAATGCGATTATGTGACGTATCTGCAATATAAAGATAACCGCGAGGATCCCATTCCACGTCTTCCGGGTGGCTCAACACATTACTCTCCACTAAGGTAGTCCATGTCATCCCGGTCATGCCAGAATATGCAACCCGGTTATCAAATGAACTGGCTATGAAGAGATTGTTATTTCCAATCGACATACCACCGGGTTTCTGAAGTCCACCCTGAGTCGAGTCCCGTCCGCCGAGAAGCGCCACAAACGCCCCTGTCTTGGAAAATTTCTGAACCCGATTCAATCCGTTAGTCAGATCCAAATCATCAGACACATAGAGATTGTCTGAACTATCAACAAAAAGTCCCTGCGGATATTGCACTTTCCCGGGGGTAATTCCATTGGACACAAATACAGACCATACGAGAGAGGTACTCATTTTCTGGACTCGATTATTCCATGTATCAGCGACATAAAGATTCAACGCAGAATCCACGGCCACATCTGACGGAGCATTGAACTGTCCAAGCGCCGATCCTGCAACAAGCGGACTTGTACCAATCGAAACCCAGTTCGTTTTAGCCACGCCTAGTTTCTGAATCCGATGATTACCCTGATCAGCAACAAAAACATTTTCGTTTTTGTCCACAGCGATCCCGCTCGGAGTATCAAATTGGTTAGTGCCCGTCCCTCTTGGCCCCCCATAAACGGTCCACTGCTGGAGTAGGGAATCGTATCGCTGAACCCTATTATTATATGTATCCGCCACATAAAGCCGGTGCTGAGCATCCAAATCAAGCGCCCATGGCGAAGAAAAATCACCGGCATTCGTTGTAAAGCCCCCTCCGAAAACATCCGCTTTCAAATAACTTACCGAAAGTTCTGTGACTTGCTGATTGGTCACACTTACTGATCGACTTCCAGGGGCCAACCACCTGGCACTCAGCGGCTTAAACTCGACGATATAAGAACCAACAGACAAAGGAAGAAACACCCCATTGTTTGTCCAGTCCCTTCCCGAAATGCGCCATTGAGCACCTGTAGCCACGGCTTCGTCAGGGAATAAATCGACAGCCAACCCTGTCACCTGAGAATACAGCCCCGTCACCACCACTGTAACCTGATTAGTGGGTGTGACGCTGATGCTGGCCGGTGCTATCCAACGATCCAAATTTCCGAACTGAACCTGGTGTGTAGTCATCGCCAGCCCACCCGCAACCGCTCCACTCACCAGCCCTGTATAATTAGCAATCTGCCAACGGGCACCTGCATCAGCCGCAGCTGCAGGCGTAATGATCGCCGAAATTGAAGCGGTCATGATGGTATATGGACGCGTTAAGGAAAGTGTCTGACCGGCACTTAACGTGACCGTCTCGGAGGGCGGTTCAACATATCCAGGTACTGGCTGGTATGAAACGAAATTAGCGCCGGCATCCAGATTTGTCAGGGTCACCCCATTTGTCAGCCAATCTCCCCCATTGACTTTCCAGGCCGCCAGAGGCGGTATCGGCACATTATTGAACGATATTTTCAATGCAGATTTTTGAACATATAGCCCGTTGGTGGTCATTGCCCTTCCATTGGTTAAACTGATCAACAATGACGCCGGCGTGGTCCAGCCCGCAACATCCTTGAACATCACCACATGCGTCCCAGCATCGAGTCCTTGCAGACTGACCCCGCTATCCTGCCAGGTTCCGCCATCCAAAGTCCATTGCGCCCCACCAAGAATCGCCTCGTCAGGTTGCAACATCACCCGCAGGGAAGGTGGCGAGACAATGGCCCCAGGTCTTATTGTCCCAACATTACCGTGCTTGATAGCCGCATGACGCCATTGCTCATTCCAATCGTTAGCATAGGTAAAGTCTTGAAAACCAGCAGGCTGATGAAATTCGGTCCAAGAGGGATGGTTGCTGTTGGTGCTGGCTTCCCCATCATCAAACCGGAAATAGTTGATCAAGCCATTTGTGTCTGATGCAGCAATCACACGATTGGTGTTCGACTGAATCTGGATTCCAGTCCTCGCTTTACTCCAGAGCCGGACCTCATCTATGGCCCCAACGACACCTTCTCCAATTCTTACA
The bacterium DNA segment above includes these coding regions:
- a CDS encoding secretin N-terminal domain-containing protein, which codes for MKRLLASICLAVVSCGISFAATFGPQGVASTPDSEFVTLSDMASMPIAATAGDALAPTESGSTPQEIPAAAFPATPVIVESVTNVEVRVVTNGIVEAVKPEISTGAGTNVIAASDTSTELMPVLSFMGASEKQNLISIALDDVPLQDVVRLFTRISGANIISSSTNLQGKVTVNLQDVEWKPALDSILDMYSLMVSEKVPGSGIYSVITKVPGAEPLIAQPIFLNYAQVSNVVAVVIPMVGKGGTVSAFPNANALIVRANAADLSSIMKVVEGIDIPRQQVYIEAKILELSDEAIKDLGVNWQVLEGYGIGVGTLSQTINDERSTFNGNRQGLGTVDSNMRSKSSDSGAGVPGSGQTDVRTSSDVIKSGSSTTMGDTTAKGLDSTVSTSSGRDTSDTISKSANYSRESEHIKGQHLSDIRTAVLSADDFRVVLSALQQINGITIISNPKIIVANEETAMIHIGENQPNIRGTVTAGQQGQANTTTYALDTLKPYFEFGVSLEVTPTINNQSNISVRILPTLSRYVKDLDAPDGTKYPIEATKKIKTVFSLENGKTAAIGGLTETSERENVKKIPLLGDIPLLGKYLFSYTHKEHLQTETIIFVTVGLANPKAVQADEGLPEETALAQNQMIMMKKKRDQRKSDAVKTAIKEK